From one Lycium ferocissimum isolate CSIRO_LF1 chromosome 5, AGI_CSIRO_Lferr_CH_V1, whole genome shotgun sequence genomic stretch:
- the LOC132058580 gene encoding casparian strip membrane protein 1-like: MEKSESTKIEMGESSKLERKLGKAPLLGSPSHAISSSVPIVANKRAGNYKRGIAIFDLILRIAAVATAIGAAAGMGTAGETLPFFTQFFQFEAGYDDLPTFQFFVIAMALVVAFLVFSIPFSIVCIARSHVVAPRLFLIIFDTAMVTLATSAAGASEAIVYLAQNGNDDANWLAFCNQFGDFCETTSAAVVAGFITVVILLILIVLSAIALKRR, translated from the exons atggaGAAAAGTGAGTCAACCAAGATTGAGATGGGAGAGAGCAGCAAATTAgaaaggaaattaggaaaagCCCCACTTTTGGGGTCACCATCTCATGCTATTTCATCAAGTGTGCCTATAGTTGCAAATAAAAGAGCTGGTAATTACAAGAGAGGCATTGCTATTTTTGATCTAATCTTGAGAATTGCAGCTGTTGCTACTGCCATTGGTGCTGCTGCTGGCATGGGAACTGCTGGAGAAACTCTTCCTTTCTTTACTCAGTTCTTTCAATTCGAAGCTGGCTATGACGATCTTCCTACTTTTCA GTTCTTTGTGATAGCCATGGCACTAGTGGTTGCCTTCCTAGTCTTCTCCATACCATTCTCTATAGTGTGCATTGCACGCTCTCATGTCGTTGCTCCAAGACTGTTCCTCATCATATTTGACACT GCTATGGTCACTTTGGCAACGTCAGCAGCAGGAGCTTCAGAGGCCATAGTGTATTTAGCTCAAAATGGTAATGACGATGCTAATTGGTTGGCATTTTGCAACCAATTTGGTGATTTCTGCGAAACGACTAGTGCAGCAGTAGTGGCTGGCTTTATCACCGTCGTGATCTTATTGATCTTGATTGTTCTGTCTGCTATTGCTCTTAAGAGGCGTTAA